A portion of the Stella humosa genome contains these proteins:
- a CDS encoding rhamnosyltransferase WsaF family glycosyltransferase: MTEMGSVDPRYSVPADRREMFRSAFECELFVRRAQHFYPDEPVTVANAVRQYGSRPVLRRVSPNLLFDETWYRAANPDVESGIAGGRLYSGFHHFVFWGWRQGRFPNPMMGADQPSATLPAVDPSRFETERYLAGNAAAQTFLRHFPFVSAYAYFDLYGRRLDQPAAAAGDELESALKAEFDADFYRAAYLEDEPARIADRPFEHYFYVGRRLGHSPNRWFDEGWYLAFYADVRAAVQRRELLCGFHHYVAAGMREGRSPRYALERALEVTVPGVTRPDLIARAREIQQRIQPIPATVTAGTARTLWLLVPRLNPDIAFGGYRALFELTRALKRYGAARGMRMAVVTTEERHANQEYFSWRMRGQAGCDLLDGVVVRSRYEIDRLEMGPRDRFLAYSTWDALLASPLAARTDEPRILALVQEYEPLFSDHSSLYSLSASGLEVPSYPIFNSSILRDYFRRRRLGIFREGASPVPERDYAVFEHVINRLPNQCEADIAGREERVLAFYARPETHASRNLYEIAELALRRLCQSGLFDRRWRFVGLGCLTALPAVELGGGHRLEFVKKMPEAEYIAFVKRLDIGLSLMYAPHPSLMPYEFATTGALVVTNTFENRSRRYFERTCANFVPCAPTIDGVADAIRQAHERVEDWPRRVAGAYRPPVRGWAETFDDPFMERTVGRVLR, from the coding sequence ATGACGGAGATGGGCAGCGTCGATCCTCGCTACAGCGTACCGGCCGACCGCCGCGAGATGTTCCGCAGTGCCTTTGAATGCGAGCTCTTCGTGCGGCGCGCGCAGCATTTCTATCCCGACGAACCGGTGACCGTGGCCAATGCCGTCCGCCAGTACGGATCGCGCCCGGTGCTGCGCCGGGTCAGCCCCAATCTGCTGTTCGACGAAACCTGGTATCGCGCGGCCAACCCGGACGTGGAGAGCGGCATTGCCGGCGGCCGGCTCTATTCGGGCTTCCATCACTTCGTCTTCTGGGGCTGGCGGCAGGGGCGCTTTCCCAACCCGATGATGGGCGCGGACCAGCCGTCGGCGACGCTGCCGGCTGTCGACCCGTCGCGCTTCGAGACGGAGCGGTACCTGGCGGGCAATGCCGCTGCCCAGACCTTCCTCCGCCACTTTCCGTTTGTCTCGGCCTACGCGTATTTCGACCTCTACGGCCGGCGCCTGGACCAGCCCGCCGCGGCGGCCGGGGATGAGCTGGAAAGCGCCCTGAAGGCGGAGTTCGACGCCGACTTCTACCGCGCGGCCTATCTGGAGGACGAACCGGCGCGCATCGCCGACCGGCCGTTCGAGCATTATTTCTATGTCGGGCGCAGGCTCGGCCACTCCCCCAACCGCTGGTTCGACGAGGGCTGGTACCTCGCCTTCTATGCCGACGTGCGGGCGGCGGTGCAGCGGCGGGAGCTGCTGTGCGGCTTCCACCACTATGTCGCGGCCGGCATGCGCGAGGGACGGTCGCCCCGCTATGCGCTGGAGCGCGCGCTGGAGGTGACGGTGCCGGGCGTCACCCGGCCCGACCTGATCGCCCGAGCTCGGGAAATCCAGCAGCGCATCCAGCCGATCCCGGCGACGGTGACGGCCGGCACCGCCCGGACGCTGTGGCTCCTGGTGCCGCGCCTCAATCCCGACATCGCCTTCGGCGGCTATCGCGCGCTTTTCGAACTGACCCGCGCACTCAAGCGCTACGGTGCGGCCCGCGGGATGCGCATGGCCGTGGTGACGACGGAAGAGCGGCACGCCAACCAGGAATACTTCTCCTGGCGCATGCGCGGCCAGGCCGGGTGCGACCTGCTGGACGGGGTCGTGGTCCGCTCGCGCTACGAGATCGACCGGCTGGAGATGGGGCCGCGCGACCGCTTCCTGGCCTACTCCACCTGGGACGCACTCCTCGCCTCGCCCCTGGCGGCGCGCACCGACGAGCCGCGCATCCTGGCGCTGGTGCAGGAGTACGAGCCGCTCTTCAGCGACCATTCCTCGCTCTACAGCCTGAGCGCCAGCGGGCTGGAAGTGCCGTCCTATCCGATCTTCAACTCGTCCATCCTGCGCGACTATTTCCGCCGCCGCCGGCTGGGCATCTTCCGCGAAGGCGCAAGCCCGGTGCCGGAGCGGGACTATGCCGTCTTCGAGCATGTGATCAACCGGCTGCCGAACCAGTGCGAGGCGGACATCGCCGGTCGCGAGGAACGGGTGCTCGCCTTCTATGCCCGGCCCGAGACCCACGCCTCGCGCAATCTCTACGAGATCGCCGAACTGGCGCTGCGGCGCCTCTGCCAGTCCGGCCTGTTCGACCGGCGCTGGCGCTTCGTCGGGCTCGGCTGCCTGACGGCCTTGCCCGCGGTCGAACTGGGTGGCGGCCATCGGCTGGAGTTCGTCAAGAAGATGCCGGAGGCCGAGTACATCGCCTTCGTGAAGCGGCTCGATATCGGCCTCAGCCTGATGTACGCGCCCCACCCCAGCCTGATGCCGTATGAGTTCGCGACGACCGGGGCGCTGGTCGTGACCAATACCTTCGAGAACCGGTCCCGGCGCTACTTCGAGCGGACCTGCGCCAACTTCGTGCCCTGCGCCCCAACCATCGACGGCGTGGCCGATGCCATCCGCCAGGCCCATGAGCGGGTGGAAGACTGGCCCCGGCGCGTGGCCGGGGCCTACCGGCCGCCCGTGCGCGGCTGGGCCGAAACCTTCGACGATCCATTCATGGAGCGAACGGTGGGCCGGGTGCTGCGATAG